Proteins encoded in a region of the Stieleria neptunia genome:
- a CDS encoding ATP-binding response regulator codes for MPNILVVDDSATQIALITSVLHQQGLRVRTASNGLEALASLREHTPDLVITDMQMPEMNGVELIRAMRTECSLVPAVLVTAFGNEDLAAEALGVGAANYISKDHVGILLPDIVNRITAFAQANAQSLYLKGALTPTTFDFVLDCSIERITPLVSLIVRLLAAMNVLHTSDRIRIAEALDYLITHSIIHGNFEQPVRSTPMSIDYTRALVAEKLEDESLRAMTERIATVRLEVTRREARFVVAHEGSGQSIHHAPLPGTPQSFSDERGRGMLLLTSVMDEVFIDSAARNVTLVKYVSR; via the coding sequence ATGCCGAACATCCTTGTCGTCGACGATAGCGCCACCCAGATCGCTTTGATCACGTCGGTTTTGCATCAGCAAGGATTGCGGGTTCGGACGGCAAGCAATGGCCTGGAGGCGCTGGCGTCGCTGCGGGAGCACACGCCGGATTTAGTCATCACGGACATGCAGATGCCGGAGATGAACGGGGTCGAGTTGATTCGGGCCATGCGCACCGAATGCTCGCTCGTCCCGGCAGTCCTGGTGACAGCATTCGGCAACGAGGACTTGGCCGCCGAAGCGCTGGGTGTGGGCGCTGCCAATTACATCTCCAAGGACCACGTCGGAATCCTGCTGCCGGATATCGTGAACCGAATCACGGCCTTTGCCCAAGCGAACGCCCAATCGCTTTACTTGAAGGGAGCGCTGACGCCGACCACGTTCGATTTTGTGCTCGATTGCTCGATCGAGCGAATCACACCGCTTGTCAGCCTGATCGTTCGGTTGCTGGCCGCGATGAACGTGCTGCACACCAGCGACCGAATTCGAATCGCCGAAGCGCTCGACTATTTGATCACACACTCCATCATCCACGGCAATTTCGAACAACCCGTCCGTTCCACGCCGATGTCGATCGACTACACGCGGGCACTGGTGGCAGAAAAGCTGGAGGACGAGTCGTTGAGAGCGATGACCGAGCGGATCGCGACCGTGCGATTAGAAGTCACCCGTCGGGAAGCGAGATTTGTGGTCGCTCATGAAGGTTCGGGCCAGTCGATTCATCACGCCCCGCTACCGGGGACCCCACAAAGTTTTTCGGACGAACGCGGACGCGGCATGTTGCTGCTGACCAGTGTGATGGATGAAGTCTTCATCGATTCGGCAGCGCGAAACGTGACCCTGGTCAAGTACGTTTCACGGTAA